In the Silene latifolia isolate original U9 population chromosome 1, ASM4854445v1, whole genome shotgun sequence genome, cagacatgcaaccacggaatgtcaatcgttgcaacagttaaatgtcaatcaatgctacagttaccaagcgtattcaacacgcccattcacatctcttcgtcTGTTCATCTCCCACAACAAATTCCTAGGcacctgctctccgccggccacataatCGACCAAGCCGGGGAAGCACGGCCGGGGCAATCGAAataaccggcactctcagccctggtctcggccggcatcacattctttcccacatcggataccctttacgcatccatgtggaggggggatatggtaggcCTACGAATGATCAAGCCGATGCTTCAGAAGAGCCTACGAATGATCAAGCCGATGCTTCAGAAGAAGCCGACGCAGAAAATTTTTGCaaaatacttacgcagaatatacgcttaacatacatcggagcccatgccacggcatagactacgctgggggcaaattgatggggcatattctgcaccgctgaccaagtcaacatcttgagcaaggtcaaagatatccacagcaaagtcaacaacttagacagtctagccgatgcatcccatcggcctgtcacctgggccccggccagacaactagccagccgagacccaaatccgcgtactcatatccaagaccctcggcgagcctgccacaggtccaccggccgagggtacaacggtcttttcacctgatagccacttggccacctggccactacgcgacaaaaggtgaatgcctataaatactcctcaaccttcattgaggaaaggatccacaaattgacctaataaccactattcatctggtaatatcttccttatctctctacaatacactcttagccaagtaacaacaacttacctctctaagtttactgacttgagcgtcggagtgagtacgctcggccaaagccgagccctcagtttgttcatcgtttcaggagaccgcaaggaggattcaagcaaggacatcattcaactagctacgagtggtatcaaacatctgctctggaacTATACCCGGAACACTATtcttacataaagtaataagtttgctgatacttaaattaacattattaaagataatatcatttctatgaaacgatgcattccaccaaataaattaaagataatcttaatgaaatcatcttttggaattaaatctttgagaaaattaagtttcgttagaaaactttgacttgtaatattatcataatttgacaaaaactagttgaaactaataatgttcaggtcttggatgacaaacccaatcaagggacattcgtaaaagaaatgatctttgttttcaataggattgttgcacagaacacaatgaggtggaacaatatgactcttgagaagtctacttttcgttggaaggccgtcaacacaggttttccaaagaaaaaatttcaattttggaggaatattcaatttccaaatccactgaaattcacatttgtcaagagcttgatcgaacaaaccttgcgctaaaCAAATTGTTGTTTTGGTAGAGTAAATTTCATCAATGGACAACCCCAAATGAGGGTACATTGTAGGTAAGTATTTAACTAACCATGATGATATACGGAATTAAAGTAGTACTGTACTTTATTCCGTAGTATTCTACATCGTAGAAAGGATAGCGTGCGTATTCGGAAGAAAGACATACAATAAATTGAGGGACAGAGAGGGAGAGAAAAACAGAGTGAGCTGAAAAGTCTAATCACCATTCATGATTTATCACTCACTCACTTATATCTTTCAACACTTATGACGCAAGCTAAGCCCTgcacacccccatttattttacTTATTTAATTTAATGCCATTCTTTTTAAAAAAAGAGAATTATTTTAATGTGAAATCGATGGAATGTTATACAGTAGTAGTGAAATACAGTAATTAATCAAAATTGAATGAAAGGTTGGGtgcgatttgtccttgtttgtctGGACGCAATGCAATGCAATGAAATGTGACTACACACTTTAATTTGTTTAAACAAAAGCTGTCTAGTGTTTTATAACAAGTTATTTTTTATAACAGAAAATCATAAATAAACGGACCCTCTTAGACATGGAGTACTATTGTTTTGGTTTGGTTTATTTAGAATTGCATTGAGTTAGGTGCTGTCATTTTCCTAACTactgtgatggaatgtgttgcaGTCATTCACCTCCAACTACTATATCTTACTTGTACAGTCTTTCTCACACTATTAGCTTACCAAGTGACATGCTGGGTAAATACCCTTATTTCTCACCCATGGATacaactattaattaataaatgcATACTCAATCCATACATGTACACACCGCAACACCATCACAAATAGGATCCTACAACCTGTTGTATAGTCTTGGAACTGCAACACCACCACTACATCTTTTACTTGGACGATTCTAGATATCAATACAGACTACTCTACATCTcagttatatttatatatagaATGCACTATAATTAAATATCTTTATTTCAGCTTTTACAAAGTTGTTTAGTAGGCGGGCTATACATGTCAGATAAATTAATTGATTAACTCAACCACAGATCCTAGATTATAAATTCATATATATGCCTCTTATTACATTTTTCGATCATTTGTTAAACAATCCCTTTTATAATTTAGTCTTTACGAAACACTGCCTTTTATTTCAAAATTTGTAAACGCTCCGTATAAATCCTTTTTACGTGTAATACTCCCAAAGGTACCTCCGGTGATAAACAATGGTTCGACCATTTTCACTATTGATGCAGAACCAATGCGAGAAGGATAACAAATATGGGGTAAGAGGAGATTGATAGGTTAAAGATAAATCAataaagaaattgataaaactacAAATTCGAGATTATATATAAGTTCATTTTAAGTTTCGCTATCTTATTATCGTTTTAAATTGTAAAATTTTCATATGATAAAAATGACCTAAGTATAAAGTCCGTTAATTCTAAAACTGTAGGAATGAGTCTCTTTGAAGGGGAGGGAAGTAAAGGATTATTTCTTGGAGATGGAGAAATGTATAGACGTTGGAAATAAATAAAGGTTTTAGTGTTAGTTTCTCAAGGCACTGAATTGTGTTTGTATTTGACAAGTGACAAGCCAAGCATTCGACCCAGCCAACATGAGAACCAGAATTTAGaattagaaataataataatataataagaaaAAGGAGAAAATGACGTGAGAGAGGAACACAAGAGTTATAAGAGAATAGTAGCCCATAAAAACAAGGCAAGGGTAATAATGATAAAATCATTAAATTCCCAACCACACACTTTGACACTACCAAGTGAATTAAGTCCCACTTTGCAATTCCTCATTCTGTCCCTCTTTCTAATTACTCTATGATTCAATGCACCTTTGTACTCTCCATGCCCTCTCATTCTACTCTTCCTTCTTCTCATTTTACCATTTACTTTTGTACTTTTGTTCGTTATTATAGGAAATTAAAGCCATCTTTTAACAATTTTACATTAATAATGTGTGTCTACTGTCTAAGGTCATATTTTTCTTCAACCGAAACTACCAGAAAAGAACTAAACTGAAGTGTATTGAAAGAATCTAAACTGCggtataaaaaaaattgaaataggCTAAACTAAATAAACCTAATCGAAGTTAAAATGTCTATGGAATATTATTATggatgaaaactcaatcaaacttATCATATTCACTTTGTTCTATTTTTCCAAAATCCCTCACATAACTTGAGGGAGGCATGTAAATAATGTATTCTTCTTTACAACAATTTGAAATGTACATCATGTACTCCTGCTAATTATTTAGCTAATTACTGTTTTCATGATATGTATATCCAACTACGAGATCGATTTATATATGTAGTCATTAATATGGACTAAAAAAATTTAGAATGTGTAAACTCAAGTAGCCGAAAAATTGAGGACTGTTTGCTTTACTGATTTAGCCATTTAGGACTATGAAAAGTCAAAACATGGATTAGTACAaggaaaataaaatgtaaaatataTAGTTTAATAGGAGTTGGGGTAGTCTTTTCTATTTCCTAAAAGAAATGAAGGTTTCATTAACTCTCATAAAccaattttattttgttattcccATTTTTCGCCTCCCCTCCCTTCAATTTTCGTGATGAAAGTTCAATCATTAGATCGCCACAAAATAGAATTATTTATTTATACTATTGAAAAAAAATGGAAGTTCCATTTTTTTAAGGAAGAAAATAGAAAGAATCTTAATTGCCTCCGGAGGTGGTTTACTTGTCTCATTACTTAAAAACACATTTATTCTAGCACATAAGCACATTTACGCTTTTATGAAAATAGAAAAAATCTTAATTGCTTTGATTATGGAAATTATATGTAGTGTATGAGAGCATGTTTTCTTCAACTTGTCTCCTTACTTAAAACAAAACCCTTTTATTCTAGCACATAATCACATTTACGCTTTTATTTGTGTTAATTGTATTCAATCTTAGACTTCTAAAAGGGAACATTATTATTACTACCTATTGGATTAGTTATTGGGGTCACTTACTTACTTGCATAATCATGCCTTATATGGTAGTAATAGGGATCCTCACAGTTTCCTAAAAGAAAAGgagtatttatttttttaataatcaatattttattttGGGACGATCCGAATTTTATTACGTAAATTAAAGGAAAAAGCTAATGAGGAATGGTGGAATGTAATACAATATTTCATTGTGAGAAGGAAATAGACTCTCAAATTATTTTAAGAAATGGAGATGATCCATACTCATATATAGTAGGGCATTAGATCCTCTACCAGTGATTTCTTAGATTTTGCGTGTGTTAATTTATACttaaattatttgtttacctttaggTGTGGTGTTATGGGGCGTTTCGATTGGAAGAGAACAACACTGGGAAGCTCATGTCGCGGAGGCGTGTGTGGTGTTGGATGGATTGGAGGAAGTGGTGAGGCGCGAAATTCAATATATATGTTGAAGTGGAGAGTGACTGCCTGCAAGTTATTGAAGCTATCAAAGAAAGGAAGACGGGAAGAAGCATGTTCTCGCTGCTGATTGAGGACATTATCGCTTGTAGTTATAAGTTTCAGTCGGTCATTTGGCTACATGTTTCTCGTACTAATAATTGTGTAGCTCACGCTTTAGCACATTGTGTTCCACATGTTTCTGGTAGAGTTGTATGGGGTGATGGTTTACCATTGCCCGCAAACGCTGTTGTACGTTTTGATCGTTTATATATTAATAGAGTAATGCCTTCGGACAGTTTCATTCAAAAAATACATACACCttacaaagaataaaaaataaaaataaatagttgATTGAGATAAAATGAGTAGTATTTTACTACGTAGAATATATGTCAACAAGTCGAAAAGTAGAATCACAATACTCCGTATATGTCAAGAAGTCGAGAAAGAAATGGGaagaaaataggaaaataaagggattatatatatatatatatattttttaaaagGACGCTCTTAttaatttatttatatatattctTCCAtgccatttatttatttatttatcattttttattcattgtaaaagtatttaaaaaaaatatataaacaagtAAATGGAACACATAAagtataataaattaataatgtgTAATTTGAAGTAGATCCACAATGCATGCTCCCTTTTCCCATCTATATATAGGCATACTTGGTTGAAGTGGTTTAAGCAGGTTTACCAAAAGAACCAGACAATGAAAACTACTTTCTGAAAAAATAAAACAAGAAACCCTAATTAAGGTAGCTAATTAAACAcacagaaaataaaataaaagaaaagaagagatCATCGAATGTCACCAGCAGCATCAACAAGATGGTGTCCAACACCAGAGCAAGTGATGATATTGGAGGAGATGTATAGAGGTGGTGTACGTACACCCAATGCAGCTCACATTCAACAGATTACTTCCCACCTTTCTATTTACGGTAAGATTGAAGGTAAAAATGTGTTTTATTGGTTTCAAAACCACAAAGCTAGAGATAGACAGAAGCTTAGGAAGAGACTTCTTGggaaacaacaacatcaacaacattaTCAACATCCACatatgaatatgatgatgatgtctcaaattcctcctagtgTTGTTCTTGATCATCACCATTTTCATCAACACCCTCCTCCTGCTTCTGCTTTCCTTCCTCCTCATGATCATGATCATcatcaaccaccaccacaactTCATCACTTTGATCAGCTTCCTTGCTTTCCCGCTTCTTCAACTCTTCTTggttttcatcatcatcatcatcatcccccACCACTCTTTCTCAACTCTCCTTGCTTTCCTTCTCTTCAGGTATTATTTTATCTACTTATTACAACTTACACCACTCTACAATTTAACTTCTACCTACATGCATTATTTACTACTTGCAATATTATGTTTTGATCTCAATTCACGTGTATATACTTCAttcgtcccaatcatttatttattttgattaaaataTATATCTCAATAgagaataaaaaaggtaaataaattaataaattcGAGAAAATAATATAGAAGTATTTATTTGTATATTCCATGAAGTTAAATGATCTAGTCCAAATTCAGACGAATCCTTACTACTTAGAGTTATATATATGTACATTAATTTTCTAAATCATGAGCCTCGAACCTTATGATACACATGCATGTTAATTGTGGCATATCTTATGCAGATCGAGTACTTCATCGTATGGAGTATCTAATTAtcttcaacttaatgaagttacCGTCCATAGGATATATAGTACGTACGGAGTACTACGTAATATGGCATGCCCAAAAAATGTGGTGTAAAATAAGTGAAGAGGAAGGTATAGTAGTATAGTAATGGGGGAATCTTGTGGTATATGTATTTGAAAATCTCAACATGGGACTTTATCAGTTTAACTAACCACGGACTTTACTTGTCAATCTACCTATAAAAGGACTCCTTTGTTGCTATGCGTAGCCGTGTACCTAACTAACTAGACATGTTTTTTTCTATTTCacaaatcaaccaacaatattCTCTGTTTACTTCTTTCTATTGCTACAATGGAATCTACATATATTATATATACTGTATTTCATTCCAtccatatatatataaaaaaaaaaaaaactaaattaaCTTATCCAATGTCTACTTTATAGGAGttacggagtatattattatcGTCTTGGCCAATTAACTTATCATGAGTATGTTTTGCATTAAATCATTTTATTGTACGATCTAGGCATTTTAATTAACGGTTTTCTAGCACATGCTCTAAGGGCACCCATTAAAAGCCTAATCAGAAATAGTGTAGATGAGTTATGTGGCATTAACAACATTTTTTTACAAAGAGAGACATaattatctatctatctatctaagattttttaataatacgtattgTTTTGTCCCTAATAGCCAAGGTGTGAAGATAGATATGGACAAGTTGCAAATAATAGTTGGAAGGGagagaataataataatactaataataataaagaagCAGTGTTTGGGTTGGAAAAGGAGAAGCCTGCAGCAGTAGTAAGAACGAGTAATGACTATGATTGGATGATGATGACTATGATGagagaagatgatgatgattatgatcaTCATTGCAACAATtatgataatggtgatgatgatgatgatgatggtgatgatgatgaggattccAATTCAAGTAGAAGATCCCTCAAAACTCTGCAACTTTTCCCAATCAAAGACAAGACCTCTCTTAAGAAGAAAGATATCCATATTTGTGGACAACCCAATAATACTGTTTGACTCATTAAACTTTCTTTTTAATAACAACTTGGAATGACAGCTACATAGCTTTAATTTGTGTGCTTTATTTTATTTGTGTTGTAACAAATGTAGTAGTATTGCAGTAGAAGGTTAATTTGTGGGAAACACTATTGCCACGCCTTCTAAGGTTTTCCACTATAGCTTCTTCTATGACTCCTATATCCATGAGATAGACTATAATTTCAAATTAAGAGTTGTACATCATTCATACAATAATGTGTAATAACACACATTTATGAATGACCCTCAATATTATCTTTTGGACCGATCTAATTTCAATTAGTAAATGATCCGACTATCGCCCTTCAATCAGTATGATGACTTTGTATCTTTACATCGTCTATATTTGATTAACAATCTCAAGGTTTTTTTGTCTAAGATAATCTTTAAAATTTTTCATATTTCTCATCaaggaagaaaaa is a window encoding:
- the LOC141617380 gene encoding uncharacterized protein LOC141617380, with translation MSPAASTRWCPTPEQVMILEEMYRGGVRTPNAAHIQQITSHLSIYGKIEGKNVFYWFQNHKARDRQKLRKRLLGKQQHQQHYQHPHMNMMMMSQIPPSVVLDHHHFHQHPPPASAFLPPHDHDHHQPPPQLHHFDQLPCFPASSTLLGFHHHHHHPPPLFLNSPCFPSLQPRCEDRYGQVANNSWKGENNNNTNNNKEAVFGLEKEKPAAVVRTSNDYDWMMMTMMREDDDDYDHHCNNYDNGDDDDDDGDDDEDSNSSRRSLKTLQLFPIKDKTSLKKKDIHICGQPNNTV